A region from the Maridesulfovibrio zosterae DSM 11974 genome encodes:
- a CDS encoding Hsp20/alpha crystallin family protein encodes MVIDFGSFYNFPYEFDKIFHDVFNPHHYRRGKASYPPLNIGEDENKIFIRAEVPGISIDDVEITITAKDLVIKGERKLPEGRYFRQERPSGIFQRIVSINTPVDANNVTASIKDGILTIVLPKSEASRPKKVDIAIG; translated from the coding sequence ATGGTCATCGATTTTGGTTCTTTCTATAATTTCCCATATGAATTTGATAAAATATTTCATGATGTCTTTAATCCTCATCATTATAGAAGGGGAAAAGCTTCATATCCACCTCTCAACATAGGTGAAGATGAAAACAAAATTTTTATCAGGGCAGAGGTTCCAGGAATTAGCATTGATGATGTTGAAATAACAATTACTGCTAAGGATCTTGTAATAAAAGGTGAACGTAAATTACCTGAAGGACGCTATTTCAGACAGGAAAGGCCTTCAGGAATCTTTCAAAGAATTGTTTCCATCAATACACCAGTAGACGCAAACAACGTAACGGCCTCAATTAAAGATGGGATTTTAACTATCGTTCTACCTAAATCAGAGGCTTCAAGACCTAAAAAAGTCGATATTGCAATTGGATAA
- a CDS encoding CBS and ACT domain-containing protein encodes MLVKNWMTEKVITLTHDRSMMKAAKLMKDNDIHRLPIVDDEGVLVGIISDRDIKEASPSKATTLDMHELYYLLSEIKVKDIMSRKVITVTVEDTVEKAAVLMESKNIGGIPVVDADNKCVGIITDTDVFKVLIQITGVMDGGIQIGLTLSNDPGSLNEVLEYLKASNARVMSILTSYEPEQDNMRQVFIRIHDMEKAALNKIKEDITKNFDMQFWVRDSIHGLTS; translated from the coding sequence ATGCTCGTCAAGAACTGGATGACAGAAAAAGTCATTACTCTTACTCATGATCGTTCCATGATGAAAGCTGCCAAGCTTATGAAGGATAATGATATACACCGGTTGCCTATTGTTGATGATGAAGGCGTACTGGTTGGTATTATCTCTGATCGTGATATTAAAGAAGCCTCACCTTCAAAAGCTACTACACTTGATATGCATGAGCTGTATTACCTGCTCTCTGAAATTAAGGTAAAAGATATAATGTCCCGCAAGGTCATTACTGTGACTGTTGAAGATACTGTTGAGAAAGCTGCCGTTTTGATGGAAAGTAAAAATATTGGCGGCATACCGGTTGTAGATGCTGATAACAAATGCGTTGGTATCATCACCGATACTGATGTTTTCAAGGTGCTCATTCAGATCACCGGCGTCATGGATGGTGGCATACAGATAGGGCTTACCCTTTCAAACGATCCCGGTTCACTGAATGAAGTTCTGGAATACCTGAAAGCAAGCAACGCCCGTGTCATGTCCATTCTGACCTCTTATGAGCCGGAACAGGATAATATGCGGCAAGTTTTTATTCGTATTCACGATATGGAAAAAGCTGCACTAAACAAAATTAAAGAAGATATTACCAAAAATTTTGATATGCAATTCTGGGTACGTGATTCCATTCACGGATTGACTTCCTAA
- the hisC gene encoding histidinol-phosphate transaminase — translation MSAIKVRPDVMETKPYVPGLTIEEIKEKYGLDTVIKLASNENPLGASPIAQKAIISHAPYIFRYPQNGNPRLNKAIAKRIGVDEKCIISGNGSDEVIDLLLRVKAQPGQDEVLTYESCFSMYRLMSRLCGISFRQVPRDAGHKQPLKALAAAVTDKTAIVFITTPDNPTGLAVPARELREIASLIPAQTILAIDEAYIDFATPAKEYDMLSMLNEFPNIVLLRTFSKAYGLAGMRIGYGIMSPELADYISRSRAPFTVSILAEEAAVAVLSDEAFYQKTLDVVQRGRKLFTDELRAIGCEVLDSQANFIMFKPTRNAAEVFDELLKRGIIVRPLKSFGLADYIRVNMGTDYENKIFLKTLKELL, via the coding sequence ATGTCCGCCATCAAAGTCCGTCCTGATGTGATGGAAACTAAGCCCTATGTTCCGGGACTTACCATCGAGGAAATAAAAGAAAAATACGGTCTGGATACCGTTATTAAACTTGCCAGCAACGAAAACCCCCTTGGTGCATCTCCAATTGCTCAAAAAGCCATTATTAGCCATGCACCATATATTTTCCGCTATCCTCAGAACGGCAATCCCCGCTTGAATAAAGCAATTGCAAAGCGCATTGGAGTTGATGAAAAATGTATCATCAGCGGTAACGGATCGGACGAGGTTATTGACCTTCTCCTGCGCGTCAAAGCTCAGCCGGGGCAGGATGAAGTGCTGACTTACGAATCATGCTTCAGCATGTACAGACTTATGTCCAGACTATGTGGTATCAGTTTCAGACAGGTCCCCCGCGATGCCGGTCATAAGCAGCCGCTCAAAGCTCTTGCTGCTGCGGTAACAGATAAAACAGCAATTGTTTTTATAACTACACCGGATAATCCTACAGGTCTGGCTGTTCCAGCCCGTGAACTGCGTGAAATCGCATCATTAATTCCTGCACAGACCATTTTGGCAATTGATGAAGCATACATTGATTTTGCTACTCCGGCGAAAGAATATGACATGCTTTCAATGCTGAATGAATTTCCCAATATCGTATTACTGCGCACATTTTCCAAAGCATACGGTCTGGCTGGAATGCGCATAGGTTACGGTATCATGAGCCCAGAACTTGCTGATTATATCAGCCGATCCCGCGCTCCATTCACCGTAAGCATTCTTGCTGAAGAAGCTGCTGTTGCTGTGCTTAGTGACGAAGCATTCTATCAGAAAACACTTGATGTAGTGCAGCGCGGAAGGAAATTATTCACAGACGAGCTTAGAGCAATAGGCTGTGAAGTCCTTGATTCTCAAGCTAATTTCATTATGTTCAAACCAACACGTAATGCAGCTGAAGTCTTTGATGAACTTCTCAAACGAGGAATTATCGTACGCCCTCTAAAAAGTTTCGGTCTTGCCGACTACATCAGAGTTAATATGGGCACTGACTATGAAAATAAAATTTTTCTAAAAACACTTAAGGAGCTGCTTTAA
- the arfB gene encoding alternative ribosome rescue aminoacyl-tRNA hydrolase ArfB, whose product MISITSTLSIPENEISFITSRSSGPGGQHVNKTSSKVTLVFNIQDSQNLTEFQKKRITGRLKNRINSRGELQLSCEEHRSQFRNKETVLERFANVLAEALKPVRQRHKTRVPLSSKRKRVNGKKKRSDVKKNRSKPEY is encoded by the coding sequence ATGATAAGTATCACATCCACATTGTCCATACCCGAAAATGAAATAAGTTTCATCACCAGCCGCAGCTCAGGCCCCGGTGGTCAACATGTAAACAAGACATCATCTAAAGTGACTCTTGTATTTAATATTCAGGATTCACAGAATCTTACTGAATTTCAAAAAAAAAGAATTACAGGTCGCTTGAAAAATAGAATCAATTCCAGAGGCGAGTTACAACTTTCCTGTGAAGAGCACCGCAGCCAGTTCCGAAATAAAGAAACGGTTCTGGAACGGTTCGCAAATGTTCTTGCAGAGGCTCTTAAACCGGTCAGGCAGAGACATAAAACCAGAGTGCCACTTTCATCTAAAAGAAAAAGAGTCAATGGAAAGAAAAAACGATCAGATGTAAAAAAGAATCGATCAAAACCCGAATATTAA
- a CDS encoding Hsp20/alpha crystallin family protein translates to MSIEYQNDETKLEKFSPSTDIVESEHGFFMYMDLPGVCREALTIDLDENTLIISAKSATTLADDEKYIDQEFSDGEYSRRFTIADVVDRENIKANLKDGVLELFLPKKQEVKPRKIEITSG, encoded by the coding sequence ATGAGTATTGAATATCAGAATGATGAGACAAAACTTGAAAAATTCAGCCCGTCAACCGACATCGTAGAAAGTGAACATGGTTTTTTCATGTACATGGACTTACCCGGAGTTTGCCGTGAGGCACTTACAATTGATCTCGATGAAAACACTCTGATAATATCCGCAAAATCAGCAACAACACTGGCTGATGATGAAAAATATATTGACCAAGAGTTTTCTGATGGTGAGTACAGTCGCAGATTTACTATTGCAGACGTTGTTGATCGTGAAAATATTAAAGCAAATTTGAAAGACGGAGTTCTGGAACTTTTTCTGCCTAAGAAGCAGGAAGTCAAACCCCGCAAAATTGAAATTACAAGCGGTTAA
- a CDS encoding PHP domain-containing protein yields the protein MPAIDLHTHSTASDGTLNPVELVKAAKESGLAAIAITDHDTMAGLPAAMEAGVKCGVEVIPGCELSVATDVGVLHIVGLWVNPYSEVLKKAFKEVRNRRIARNEGMISNLQKLGLDISMEDVQEQATGTIGRPHMARIMVAKGLVDNFEEAFKKYLGKNGKAYIPKDNISASQAFELLRSTDATPILAHPYLISSDEVVLDSEVGRLKQLGLEGIEVYYSSHSIEMVGFCKKLARKYDLLASGGSDFHGYVKPDISLGKGMGKLFVHHSVLDDLKSFRQSKGLKI from the coding sequence ATGCCCGCAATTGATCTTCATACACATTCCACTGCATCTGATGGAACTCTTAATCCTGTTGAGCTTGTTAAAGCCGCGAAAGAATCCGGGCTTGCAGCCATTGCTATTACTGACCATGACACGATGGCAGGGCTTCCCGCGGCCATGGAAGCCGGAGTTAAATGCGGGGTTGAGGTTATTCCGGGTTGCGAACTCAGTGTGGCGACAGATGTCGGAGTCCTTCATATCGTGGGACTTTGGGTTAATCCGTACTCTGAAGTTTTGAAGAAAGCCTTTAAAGAAGTTCGAAACAGACGCATCGCCCGCAATGAGGGCATGATTTCAAATTTGCAGAAACTTGGTCTGGATATTTCTATGGAAGATGTTCAGGAGCAGGCAACCGGAACGATCGGCAGGCCGCATATGGCTCGAATAATGGTTGCCAAGGGTCTTGTTGATAATTTTGAAGAAGCTTTCAAAAAATATCTGGGAAAAAATGGTAAGGCTTATATTCCAAAGGATAACATCTCAGCTAGTCAGGCTTTTGAGCTGTTACGTTCAACCGATGCAACCCCTATATTGGCCCACCCTTATCTGATCAGCTCTGATGAAGTGGTGCTGGACAGTGAGGTAGGAAGGCTTAAACAGCTTGGCCTTGAAGGAATAGAGGTGTACTACAGCTCTCATTCTATTGAGATGGTCGGGTTTTGCAAGAAACTGGCTCGAAAATATGATCTGCTCGCAAGTGGCGGATCTGATTTTCACGGTTACGTGAAGCCTGATATAAGCCTTGGAAAAGGTATGGGAAAACTTTTTGTCCACCATAGCGTGCTTGACGATCTTAAATCCTTCAGGCAGTCCAAGGGACTCAAAATTTAA
- a CDS encoding Trm112 family protein: MTLNKELVEILVCPKCKGELDLLSGETGLKCAACNVIYPVKDEIPIMLVDEAIPADKWEKN, from the coding sequence ATGACTCTCAATAAAGAATTAGTTGAAATTCTGGTCTGCCCTAAATGTAAGGGTGAACTTGATCTTCTAAGTGGTGAAACCGGACTTAAATGCGCTGCGTGTAACGTTATATATCCGGTGAAAGATGAGATTCCCATTATGCTCGTGGATGAGGCAATCCCGGCAGATAAATGGGAAAAAAATTAG
- a CDS encoding YchJ family protein — translation MNECPCGSGNTYENCCEPYITGKEPAPTAEALMRSRYTAFAVQQVAYLGDTLAPESKHDYDEAQVKTWAETSTWLGLTIVSTSKGQPEDETGDVEFIAKFRQQGAIHTHHEASRFEKRDGNWLYVDGDIVPPMPIKKDKKVGRNDPCPCGSGKKYKKCCA, via the coding sequence ATGAATGAATGTCCCTGCGGCAGCGGCAATACATATGAAAATTGCTGTGAGCCTTACATCACTGGAAAAGAGCCTGCACCTACTGCTGAAGCACTCATGCGTTCCCGCTACACTGCGTTTGCAGTTCAGCAGGTTGCATATCTTGGAGATACCTTAGCTCCTGAAAGCAAGCATGATTATGATGAAGCACAGGTTAAAACTTGGGCTGAAACATCCACATGGCTCGGTCTGACTATTGTTTCAACTTCCAAAGGCCAGCCCGAAGACGAAACCGGTGATGTGGAGTTCATCGCCAAATTCAGGCAGCAGGGTGCAATCCACACCCATCATGAAGCAAGTCGCTTTGAAAAAAGAGATGGAAATTGGCTGTACGTGGACGGCGATATTGTACCCCCGATGCCAATTAAAAAAGATAAAAAAGTAGGACGCAATGACCCCTGTCCATGCGGCAGTGGCAAAAAATATAAAAAGTGCTGTGCATAA
- a CDS encoding peptidase U32 family protein, protein MNKTITENKSDNPEYSRPILREMPELLCPAGNMEKLETAVIYGADAVYLGAGGLNLRSGGAGFQWEELSTAFELTRNNNVQAYFCINAYPKEKSLDMVRADLEKLAACPPDGLIIADPGVLMLASEYLPEVPVHISTQANTGNSEAAKFWKNFGAVRVNLARELSAADVADIASKCPDMELEMFVHGAMCMAISGRCMLSAWLNDRSANMGRCTHPCRFEYKATGMRVEEKTRPGQDVWEAVEHDGHTEFFAAEDLCLVHYVRMLTKLGISSLKIEGRTKSSSYIAQVADVYRTVIDTAKQGRSLPETAMAELTNTATRPLTTAFFKGSGPSVIAQPPSAEERKPVVARILERKGIDSWLVSVKSRWEDDSNVEIILPGLKRPVLEHGAYSFEAPNGEYRDTVHSGTQAVLRSENPDLARGLFIRKS, encoded by the coding sequence ATGAATAAAACTATTACTGAAAATAAATCTGACAATCCCGAATATTCCAGACCTATTTTGCGCGAAATGCCGGAATTGCTTTGTCCTGCCGGGAACATGGAAAAACTAGAAACCGCTGTAATATATGGTGCTGATGCTGTTTATCTTGGCGCCGGTGGTTTAAATCTTCGTTCTGGTGGAGCCGGCTTTCAGTGGGAAGAGCTTTCTACTGCTTTTGAACTCACTCGGAACAATAATGTTCAGGCTTACTTTTGTATCAACGCCTATCCTAAAGAAAAGAGTCTCGATATGGTTCGCGCTGATCTTGAGAAACTGGCTGCTTGTCCTCCGGACGGATTAATTATTGCCGATCCGGGAGTTCTGATGCTTGCTTCTGAATATCTCCCTGAAGTTCCAGTGCATATCAGTACTCAGGCTAACACCGGGAATAGTGAAGCAGCGAAGTTCTGGAAAAATTTCGGAGCGGTAAGAGTTAATCTGGCCAGAGAACTTTCTGCTGCTGATGTTGCTGATATTGCTTCCAAATGTCCGGATATGGAACTTGAGATGTTTGTTCATGGAGCCATGTGCATGGCTATTTCGGGACGCTGTATGCTAAGTGCTTGGCTTAATGATCGTTCTGCCAACATGGGGCGTTGCACCCATCCATGCCGGTTTGAATATAAGGCTACAGGGATGCGGGTAGAAGAAAAGACTCGTCCCGGGCAGGATGTATGGGAAGCTGTAGAGCATGATGGACATACTGAATTTTTTGCCGCTGAAGATCTCTGCCTTGTTCATTATGTGCGTATGCTGACGAAGCTTGGTATTTCTTCTCTTAAAATTGAAGGGCGGACTAAAAGTTCTTCCTATATTGCACAGGTAGCTGATGTATATCGCACAGTTATTGATACCGCCAAGCAGGGCAGGTCTCTTCCAGAAACAGCTATGGCAGAACTTACCAATACCGCTACACGTCCGTTAACCACTGCCTTTTTTAAGGGGTCAGGGCCGAGTGTTATTGCACAGCCCCCATCTGCAGAAGAGCGCAAACCTGTTGTTGCCAGAATACTTGAACGCAAAGGAATAGATAGCTGGCTGGTTTCAGTGAAATCACGTTGGGAGGACGACTCTAACGTTGAAATAATCCTTCCCGGTCTTAAGCGTCCTGTTTTGGAGCATGGAGCTTACAGCTTCGAAGCTCCAAACGGAGAATATCGAGACACTGTTCATTCCGGTACACAGGCTGTGCTTCGGTCTGAAAACCCAGATCTTGCGAGAGGTCTTTTTATACGTAAATCGTAA
- a CDS encoding peptidylprolyl isomerase, protein MKNIKIFMVAALFCAAFFAGTFANAENSKVFVKLQTNKGNIVLELDKAKAPITVANFLQYVNEGHYDGTIFHRVIDGFMIQGGNFDINMQKRPTHPEIENEARNGLYNDKYTIAMARTDDPHSASDQFFINTKDNNFLNFKAPRGAEWGYAVFGKVIGGKKVVDKIGKSVTFNKGGYSDVPVKPIIIIKAEEVKQ, encoded by the coding sequence ATGAAAAATATTAAAATATTTATGGTTGCAGCTCTTTTTTGTGCTGCTTTTTTTGCCGGAACATTTGCTAATGCAGAAAATTCCAAAGTTTTTGTTAAACTTCAGACAAATAAGGGGAACATAGTACTTGAACTTGATAAAGCAAAAGCCCCTATAACCGTTGCCAACTTTTTACAATATGTAAATGAAGGCCATTATGATGGAACAATTTTTCATCGTGTTATTGATGGCTTTATGATTCAAGGTGGTAACTTTGATATAAATATGCAGAAACGCCCCACTCACCCAGAGATTGAAAATGAAGCCCGCAACGGACTATATAACGATAAATATACTATTGCCATGGCCCGCACTGACGATCCTCATTCTGCGTCAGATCAATTCTTTATAAATACTAAGGATAACAACTTCCTTAATTTCAAAGCTCCAAGAGGAGCTGAATGGGGATATGCTGTCTTCGGGAAAGTCATCGGCGGTAAAAAAGTTGTTGATAAAATCGGAAAATCAGTAACTTTCAATAAAGGCGGCTATAGCGACGTACCGGTTAAGCCTATAATCATAATCAAAGCAGAAGAAGTTAAACAATAA
- a CDS encoding universal stress protein — MVDIKKILCAVDFSEHSPVVADYASTLAKKMGAEIMCLYVAPSLDQYVGFHVPPSSIENFVGEIVTGADSSMESFIDDNFKDVSVSGKVVTGYAAEEILSIAKNENTDLIVMGTHGRAGIDRILFGSVAEKVVKAANCPVLTVRPT, encoded by the coding sequence ATGGTTGATATAAAAAAGATTTTGTGTGCAGTTGACTTTTCCGAGCACAGCCCTGTTGTTGCTGACTATGCAAGTACACTTGCAAAGAAGATGGGGGCCGAGATCATGTGCCTGTATGTTGCTCCTTCGTTGGACCAGTATGTAGGGTTTCATGTACCACCCAGCTCAATCGAAAACTTTGTAGGTGAAATAGTTACAGGTGCCGACTCATCGATGGAAAGCTTCATTGATGACAATTTCAAAGATGTAAGTGTAAGCGGTAAGGTTGTTACTGGATATGCTGCTGAAGAAATACTCAGCATTGCAAAAAACGAAAACACAGATCTGATTGTAATGGGAACTCATGGCCGTGCAGGTATTGATCGCATTCTATTCGGTTCTGTCGCTGAAAAGGTAGTCAAGGCTGCCAACTGCCCTGTTCTGACCGTGAGACCTACCTAA
- a CDS encoding FKBP-type peptidyl-prolyl cis-trans isomerase, whose amino-acid sequence MSQAKDGDKIRVHYAGSLEDGTEFDSSYKRGEPLEIVLGQGMLIKGFENAVVGLAVGEKVKATISPEEGYGPYHEEHTFEVDRNQIPPEINPEVGMMLQVNTDQGVTNVTIKSVTDEQVVLDGNHPLAGQTMIFEIELVEIL is encoded by the coding sequence ATGTCCCAAGCCAAAGACGGTGACAAAATCCGAGTTCACTACGCCGGTTCACTCGAAGACGGTACAGAATTTGATTCCTCTTATAAAAGGGGAGAACCTCTTGAGATTGTTCTCGGTCAGGGAATGTTGATTAAGGGTTTTGAAAATGCTGTCGTAGGTCTCGCAGTAGGAGAAAAAGTAAAGGCTACAATCAGCCCTGAAGAAGGATACGGTCCTTACCACGAAGAGCACACCTTTGAAGTTGACCGCAACCAGATTCCACCCGAGATCAATCCAGAAGTGGGCATGATGCTTCAGGTTAATACCGACCAGGGTGTTACCAACGTTACTATCAAATCTGTAACCGATGAGCAGGTTGTTCTCGACGGAAACCACCCTCTCGCCGGTCAGACCATGATTTTTGAGATTGAACTGGTTGAAATTCTTTAG
- a CDS encoding NifB/NifX family molybdenum-iron cluster-binding protein has translation MKIALPSRDGQVDGHFGHCEAFTIYTLDESKNIIDEEKLTPPPGCGCKSNIVPVLAEKGVSVMLAGNMGQGAVNLLQNSGIQVIRGCGGELKETVAQWAAGTLSDSAVVCDDHESCGNH, from the coding sequence ATGAAAATTGCACTTCCCTCAAGAGACGGGCAGGTTGACGGACACTTCGGACATTGTGAAGCGTTCACTATTTACACATTGGATGAATCTAAGAATATTATTGATGAAGAAAAACTCACCCCTCCCCCCGGTTGCGGATGTAAATCCAATATTGTTCCAGTTCTTGCAGAAAAAGGTGTCAGCGTGATGCTGGCCGGTAACATGGGACAGGGCGCTGTGAATCTCTTGCAGAACAGCGGTATTCAGGTTATCCGCGGATGCGGTGGTGAATTGAAAGAAACAGTTGCACAGTGGGCAGCCGGAACACTTTCCGACTCAGCCGTTGTATGCGATGATCACGAGTCCTGCGGCAATCACTAG
- a CDS encoding bacteriohemerythrin, translated as MPILSWKDGYSVGVRSIDDEHKQLLAMINRAYDSVENMEEEKVMIELVDEMRRYAMIHFATEEKMMLQYDYPFSNEHKLQHNDFMIKAASSNNILDSSASGVEPVKIFKYLADWLREHILKTDKKLGEFLNEKGVK; from the coding sequence ATGCCTATTTTATCATGGAAAGACGGATATTCTGTAGGGGTCAGGAGTATTGATGATGAGCATAAGCAACTTCTTGCTATGATTAACAGGGCTTATGATTCTGTTGAAAATATGGAAGAAGAAAAGGTTATGATTGAGCTGGTGGATGAGATGCGCAGATATGCAATGATCCACTTTGCAACTGAAGAAAAAATGATGCTCCAATATGATTACCCTTTTTCAAATGAGCACAAGCTTCAGCATAATGATTTTATGATCAAGGCTGCTTCTTCTAATAATATTCTGGATAGCAGCGCCAGTGGAGTAGAGCCTGTCAAAATTTTTAAATATCTTGCAGACTGGCTGCGTGAACATATCCTGAAAACTGATAAAAAGTTGGGAGAGTTCTTAAATGAAAAAGGTGTTAAGTAG
- a CDS encoding HAD-IIB family hydrolase, giving the protein MSSVLKEIFPEPMAPIATVFNDELAASFYNADSTRLAHMRQACRTAKRIVSQMNYDKELSDKIIIAALFHDIGYSEKLAKTGFHPLDGAAYLAHCGAPEDVIEAVLWHSSTPLEIQNLPEIKVYYDKFPVPDLENILIRTVCYCDFRTSPLGESFSFGQRIVELKNRFGTGSIAPAIAKKTLPAARKDQDYLARNITQNRNAPLPWIFCDIDGTLIEPGNIIDEISANAIERFRSAGGKFSLVTGKHLISIPELIEIVGSENAHAGVNGSLINRSGDLSLHGTTIAQCKSIEETLLEAGIHYATYVTDGIWTRSDLLKAELDAFTLVGETLPQKGLTPEKKGVIKVLTFSHRNKIEQCKFVRKLAEKHGLSCVRTAEEFLEIGPAKHGKHSAAMQIMKEIGWPDLNSIAIGDSENDLTMFGHAGLSAAVANAAPEVLPAADLHIPSCQDHGVAKLLDELVESSKDGYWSIPRKWLVQH; this is encoded by the coding sequence TTGTCTTCTGTTTTAAAAGAAATCTTTCCAGAACCGATGGCACCAATTGCAACGGTTTTCAACGATGAACTGGCTGCTTCTTTCTACAATGCAGACTCAACCAGACTGGCTCACATGCGTCAGGCCTGCCGTACAGCCAAAAGAATAGTCTCACAAATGAACTATGACAAAGAGCTTTCTGACAAGATCATCATTGCAGCACTTTTTCATGACATAGGCTACTCAGAAAAGCTCGCGAAAACAGGTTTTCATCCACTTGATGGGGCAGCATATCTGGCCCACTGCGGTGCTCCTGAAGATGTAATAGAAGCAGTGTTGTGGCATTCCAGCACCCCCCTTGAGATTCAAAATCTACCTGAAATTAAAGTGTACTACGATAAATTCCCTGTGCCGGACTTAGAAAATATTCTTATACGCACGGTATGTTATTGTGACTTCAGGACATCTCCGCTGGGCGAATCATTTTCTTTCGGTCAGCGTATTGTTGAACTTAAAAATAGATTCGGCACTGGAAGTATTGCTCCGGCAATCGCCAAAAAAACTCTCCCAGCCGCAAGAAAGGATCAGGATTATTTGGCCAGAAATATCACCCAGAATCGTAATGCCCCGTTGCCATGGATTTTCTGCGATATTGATGGAACCCTTATTGAGCCGGGCAATATAATTGATGAGATTTCAGCTAATGCTATTGAGAGATTCAGAAGTGCCGGTGGAAAATTTTCTCTGGTTACAGGAAAGCACCTGATCAGCATACCTGAACTGATAGAAATTGTGGGCAGTGAAAATGCTCACGCCGGAGTCAACGGCTCGTTGATTAACCGTAGCGGAGATCTTTCTCTCCACGGAACAACCATCGCACAATGCAAGTCAATTGAAGAAACATTGCTTGAAGCTGGAATCCATTATGCAACCTATGTCACAGACGGAATTTGGACCAGGTCAGACCTTCTTAAAGCTGAGTTAGATGCTTTTACACTTGTGGGTGAGACACTTCCCCAAAAAGGCCTTACACCTGAAAAAAAAGGTGTAATCAAAGTATTAACCTTCTCACACCGCAATAAAATTGAACAATGTAAATTTGTACGTAAGCTTGCAGAGAAGCATGGCCTTAGCTGCGTACGAACAGCAGAAGAATTTCTTGAAATAGGGCCGGCAAAACATGGTAAACACTCTGCTGCAATGCAGATTATGAAAGAAATAGGCTGGCCGGATCTCAATAGCATTGCAATTGGAGACAGCGAAAATGATCTGACTATGTTCGGTCATGCAGGACTGAGTGCCGCTGTGGCCAATGCAGCTCCCGAAGTTCTCCCTGCTGCGGACTTACATATCCCTTCATGTCAGGACCATGGGGTTGCAAAACTGCTGGATGAACTTGTCGAATCATCTAAAGACGGTTACTGGTCTATCCCCCGAAAATGGCTGGTGCAGCATTAA
- the cmk gene encoding (d)CMP kinase, whose translation MSAPFIITLDGPAGVGKSTLARRLADHFEIAYLDTGAMFRATAWKLGKGAWDWKNETIEAALQNLEFTLSGSGSNSTLSLNGIALTNEIRTENVGMWASNMAKITAVRNFQKTAQRNIGTTTSLVAEGRDMGTVIFTQAPCKFFLDADLKERARRRFNQLEEMGKPAELDELIEQIKARDDQDRNRKVAPLKPAEDAIIVDTTKLDINGVFERLVSETEKKHL comes from the coding sequence ATGTCTGCGCCTTTTATTATTACTCTCGACGGTCCAGCAGGTGTGGGCAAATCAACTCTTGCCAGGCGTCTAGCTGATCATTTTGAAATTGCCTACCTTGATACCGGAGCCATGTTCAGAGCTACAGCATGGAAACTTGGCAAAGGAGCATGGGACTGGAAAAATGAAACTATTGAAGCCGCTTTGCAAAATCTTGAATTCACCCTTTCCGGCAGCGGAAGCAATTCGACTTTAAGTCTCAACGGAATCGCACTTACAAATGAAATCCGTACAGAGAATGTCGGCATGTGGGCTTCAAATATGGCCAAAATCACTGCGGTAAGAAATTTTCAGAAAACAGCACAGCGAAATATCGGAACAACTACATCATTGGTTGCTGAAGGCCGGGACATGGGTACAGTCATTTTCACGCAAGCTCCCTGTAAATTCTTTCTTGATGCTGACCTTAAAGAACGTGCCCGCAGACGTTTCAACCAGCTCGAAGAAATGGGAAAACCTGCCGAACTGGATGAACTTATTGAACAGATTAAAGCCAGAGATGATCAGGACCGCAATCGCAAAGTTGCACCGTTAAAACCTGCCGAAGACGCAATAATTGTCGATACAACCAAGCTTGATATCAACGGGGTTTTTGAACGTCTTGTTTCAGAAACAGAAAAAAAGCATTTATAA